The DNA segment TGGAAATATTCGCCGAGCATGGCGTAGAACCGTTCGCGATTCTCTTGCTCGAAATTGTGGGTGCCCGGCACATGATTCACGTGCGAGCGCAGCTTGTCGCTCGCATCCACGATCGCAAACACCGGCCGCGCGGCCGCCAGGAGCGGCTCGAGCGTGTGCGCCGACTTGAAACAGCAATCGTCGCTGGCGTTATAGGTCAGCAGCGTCGGGCGGCCGGCCCGAAGCGCCGTGAGGTGCGTGTAGTCGGCCACCGCCGCCATATCGGTGGGCGCCTGTTCGGAATCGCCCATGTCGTCACAAAGGATGTTGCTGCGAAAGCCCCCGTATCCGGCCACGGGGTTGGCGAGCACCACGCGAGGATCGAGCGACGAGATCAGGATCGTTTGCCAGCCGCCGCCCGAAAGGCCCATCGCCGCCACGCGCGCCGCATCGGCGTGCTGGTGCGCTAGCCCCAGATCCAAGGCCCGCGACATGGCCAAATAAAACGGCGCCAGACCGCTCGCGCCACAGACATCGAGCTGATTCATGCGGTAGTGCGAAAACCCCGGCGTGGCCAGTTGCCCCATCCCCAGCCATTCCAGGTCGAGCACCAGCATGCCGCGCTTGGCCAGATTGATGCTCAACAGTTGCTTGTACTCGACCGCCTTGCCGACCCGTTCGTGACCGTTGAGGTGCAAAACGAGCGGCACTTTTCCCGATAGCTGATCCGGCTCGTAGAGTAGCGCCGGGATCCACATGCCAGGCAAGGCTTCGTAGCGCAGCTTGCGAATGTGATAGCCGGAGCCACCCGGAATCGCATCCAGCCACTCGACGCGCGCCGGCGCAACGCGCCAGTCTCGCGCCTTGCCGCGAAAGACCACCCGGTCGAGCACCTCTTGCCGCAGACGGCGGGCCTCGGCCTCCCACTCCTGGCCGTCGCTCGGACGCGGCGGCGCGGGAATCCTCGGCTCGATGTACGCGCGGATTTCGTGCAGCGGCGTGCCGGGCGACAAGAGGGGCTCGCCAAGCGCCGTCTGCACGACGCCCTTGTCAGGCAGTTGAGCCGCGCGATTCTCGTCCAGTCGCTCCTTGCGGCTGACCAACAACTCGCGCGAGCGGCGGAAATAGTCGATCACCTGTCGCTTTTCGGGCACCTGGCGGGCTTCGTGATCCGCGATTTGCTCATCCAGCCGGGCGATCAGCCAGTCAATGTCCGCCGCCGCGCAAGGCGGCTGCCCCGCAAAATAGAAGAAGACCGGATTCGTGTGCGCTTCGGCGTCGGCCGTGCCGAAGGGAGAAGTCGAAAAAGCCCGGGCCGCGATCCAGCTCGATTCGGTCAATTCCACGCGTTCGTCGAGCGACAGCCATTGGGCCGTTCCCGCGTCACGCGGCACGACCAGTTCGCGTACGATGCGACCGTTCACGATCAACTGCACGTTGGTCACGGGCGCCGTTTCGCTGCGCACGCGCAGCCGAGCGCGAACTTTTTTTGGTTGTTTGTCCGGCGTGGTGACGATGTCCCCCGGCCGATGGTCCTCGACATCCAGGAGCACGAGTGGCCCGGTGGTCATGAAGCTGCGCCCCTCGGCGGCGGCCCTGAGCCAGGCGGGAAACGAGGCCTCTCCCTCGACATGCGCGTACGTGCGGCAATCACCCAGCTTGCGGCACGCCGGATAGTCGCTGGCCGCAATGCCGGGAAAGCGGAAGCCGGCGTTCAAGACGTGATACCAACCTTCGAGCCCGATCCCGCGATAAATGCCGAACTGCAATAGCTCGACACCCGTCGTGGCTCCCTGCACAAGGTCGGCCCAGATCTCGAGGCCGTATCCGCCGTGCGCGTGAAAGGCATACCCCCCTTGCCGACGTGTCTCTTCGCCTACCGCGGCGTACAGCGGCCCTACGTTCGGGTCGAGCTGTTGACCGGTGAGGTACAGCCGGTCGCGCAGGAACAGGTTCAAGTGTCCGAGCACGCCGTTGCGATATTCTTGGCCTGAAACAATCGCATAAGGCCCGCGCTCGCGAATGGACTCGAGCCCCAGCCCGCGCAATTGCGGCGTCGCCTGCTCAGGCATCAGCCCTTTGTAGTTCGACGTGTCCTCGTTGTAGCAGAGGATCATGCCGCGGCGGATGTCCTCGGCCTCGAGCAAATCGAAGATCGTGTTGTCGTCCGCGTCGCTCGTGCGATTGACGTGCAGATGCGGATCGGCCGAATGCCATCCTTGTTCGGCCATTGCCACGGTGCGCGTCAGCTCGATCTGCACGTCGCGCTCGGCGCCGGCCGTGACGTGCGTCGAATGCATTTCGACGCGGTATTCCAATCCTTTCCACACTTCAATGCGGACCGGACCGGCCGGCACGTCAACCG comes from the Pirellulales bacterium genome and includes:
- a CDS encoding CehA/McbA family metallohydrolase codes for the protein MTIVEVLQRLKAQAGATALAAIAILGLAAAAARAEHGRFDRTTPDAREEAYIFTPPGFAAAGKPAVADGEKAGQLRVTIVDRATGKTTPCRVNVVGSDGNFYRPRENRLSAYSLLHQWPDGLAGNRPGKAPIRYFGHFFYTPGEFAVDVPAGPVRIEVWKGLEYRVEMHSTHVTAGAERDVQIELTRTVAMAEQGWHSADPHLHVNRTSDADDNTIFDLLEAEDIRRGMILCYNEDTSNYKGLMPEQATPQLRGLGLESIRERGPYAIVSGQEYRNGVLGHLNLFLRDRLYLTGQQLDPNVGPLYAAVGEETRRQGGYAFHAHGGYGLEIWADLVQGATTGVELLQFGIYRGIGLEGWYHVLNAGFRFPGIAASDYPACRKLGDCRTYAHVEGEASFPAWLRAAAEGRSFMTTGPLVLLDVEDHRPGDIVTTPDKQPKKVRARLRVRSETAPVTNVQLIVNGRIVRELVVPRDAGTAQWLSLDERVELTESSWIAARAFSTSPFGTADAEAHTNPVFFYFAGQPPCAAADIDWLIARLDEQIADHEARQVPEKRQVIDYFRRSRELLVSRKERLDENRAAQLPDKGVVQTALGEPLLSPGTPLHEIRAYIEPRIPAPPRPSDGQEWEAEARRLRQEVLDRVVFRGKARDWRVAPARVEWLDAIPGGSGYHIRKLRYEALPGMWIPALLYEPDQLSGKVPLVLHLNGHERVGKAVEYKQLLSINLAKRGMLVLDLEWLGMGQLATPGFSHYRMNQLDVCGASGLAPFYLAMSRALDLGLAHQHADAARVAAMGLSGGGWQTILISSLDPRVVLANPVAGYGGFRSNILCDDMGDSEQAPTDMAAVADYTHLTALRAGRPTLLTYNASDDCCFKSAHTLEPLLAAARPVFAIVDASDKLRSHVNHVPGTHNFEQENRERFYAMLGEYFHPGDASFVRAELPSRDDLKTADDLHVPLPEDNADFHRLAVGLLAALPPRDALPRDRAAAVAWQRARRDQLRALLKVPDYKASVVSETTGALAGVTVVSRQWRCGDAWTIPGVEFVPAAKPQRTTIVLADAGRASTAAEVERLLRRGDRLLAIDPLGLGESTVQAQDPSYLYPLFLAAVGERPLGIQAAQLIALARLARAAHPQESVTIVASGPRAAMAALVAAALGAEEIQGVEVKDSLSTLAELIERDQTVEKLPELFAFGLAAEFDVAQIAALMAPRRVTIHQPEERARRELSALRGWYELWGETFDPLAGAP